The following are encoded in a window of Balaenoptera ricei isolate mBalRic1 chromosome 1, mBalRic1.hap2, whole genome shotgun sequence genomic DNA:
- the LOC132365972 gene encoding NADH-cytochrome b5 reductase-like isoform X3 has translation MDKGEEDDEEEAWLQLRPVEPLPSQCCGSGCSPCVFDLYQRDLASWEAARASKDRSLLSGEETQSCPSKLSPETFLAFLISATDRLTKDTYLVRFALPGNSQLGLRPGQHLVLRGIVDGLEIQRAYTPISPANAKGYFEVLIKCYQTGLMSQYVESWKAGDTAFWRGPFGGFFYKPNQYGELLMLAAGTGLAPMVPILQSITDNAEDETFITLVGCFKTFEGIYLKTFLGEQARFWNVRTFFVLSQENSLEQLPWSYRDKTHFGRLGRDLIEELVGSCRRKPFALVCGSAEFTKDVAGYLLSAGLAEDSYFLF, from the exons ATGGACAAGGGGGAGGAAGACGACGAGGAGGAAGCCTGGCTGCAGCTTCGGCCGGTGGAGCCCTTGCCCTCCCAGTGCTGCGGCAGCGGCTGCTCCCCCTGCGTGTTCGACCTCTACCAGCGAGACCTAGCAAGTTGGGAGGCAGCCCGAGCCAGCAAGGACAGGAGCCTGCTGAGTGGAGAAGAGACACAG AGCTGTCCTTCCAAACTGAGCCCAGAGACCTTCCTGGCCTTCCTCATCAGTGCCACAGACAGACTCACTAAGGACACCTACCTTGTCCGGTTTGCATTACCTGGGAACAGCCAGCTCGGCTTGCGGCCTGGCCAGCACCTCGTCCTACG AGGGATAGTAGATGGCTTAGAAATTCAGAGAGCCTATACGCCCATCAGCCCTGCCAACGCAAAAGGATACTTTGAAGTTTTAATCAAG TGCTACCAGACAGGGCTGATGTCCCAGTATGTGGAGTCCTGGAAAGCAGGAGACACGGCTTTCTGGCGAGGACCTTTCGGAGGCTTCTTCTATAAACCAAACCAG TACGGTGAGCTCCTCATGCTGGCTGCTGGCACCGGCCTGGCCCCCATGGTGCCCATCCTGCAGAGCATCACAGACAACGCAGAGGATGAGACCTTCATCACCCTGGTCGGCTGCTTCAAGACCTTTGAGGGCATCTACCTGAAAACCTTCCTCGGGGAGCAGGCTCGTTTCTGGAATGTCCGCACCTTCTTTGTACTCAGCCAG GAGAACTCCCTAGAGCAGCTTCCCTGGAGTTACCGGGACAAGACCCACTTTGGCCGCCTGGGCCGGGACCTGATTGAAGAGCTGGTCGGCTCCTGTCGGAGAAAGCCGTTTGCATTGGTCTGTGGCTCAGCTGAGTTTACCAAGGACGTGGCCGGGTACTTGCTCAGCGCAGGCCTGGCCGAGGACTCCTACTTCCTCTTCTAG
- the LOC132365972 gene encoding NADH-cytochrome b5 reductase-like isoform X2 codes for MDKGEEDDEEEAWLQLRPVEPLPSQCCGSGCSPCVFDLYQRDLASWEAARASKDRSLLSGEETQSCPSKLSPETFLAFLISATDRLTKDTYLVRFALPGNSQLGLRPGQHLVLRGIVDGLEIQRAYTPISPANAKGYFEVLIKCYQTGLMSQYVESWKAGDTAFWRGPFGGFFYKPNQYGELLMLAAGTGLAPMVPILQSITDNAEDETFITLVGCFKTFEGIYLKTFLGEQARFWNVRTFFVLSQGPSGRSEHEGHGRRCRSSESVPCQQHSTVLRGPRGLMSSVSAPEIRGRHSWNLSQRFPIRCAHLSSSERSRLLTRKWWQSLDSSPNPSLSILSRCLAPGTRSSSQ; via the exons ATGGACAAGGGGGAGGAAGACGACGAGGAGGAAGCCTGGCTGCAGCTTCGGCCGGTGGAGCCCTTGCCCTCCCAGTGCTGCGGCAGCGGCTGCTCCCCCTGCGTGTTCGACCTCTACCAGCGAGACCTAGCAAGTTGGGAGGCAGCCCGAGCCAGCAAGGACAGGAGCCTGCTGAGTGGAGAAGAGACACAG AGCTGTCCTTCCAAACTGAGCCCAGAGACCTTCCTGGCCTTCCTCATCAGTGCCACAGACAGACTCACTAAGGACACCTACCTTGTCCGGTTTGCATTACCTGGGAACAGCCAGCTCGGCTTGCGGCCTGGCCAGCACCTCGTCCTACG AGGGATAGTAGATGGCTTAGAAATTCAGAGAGCCTATACGCCCATCAGCCCTGCCAACGCAAAAGGATACTTTGAAGTTTTAATCAAG TGCTACCAGACAGGGCTGATGTCCCAGTATGTGGAGTCCTGGAAAGCAGGAGACACGGCTTTCTGGCGAGGACCTTTCGGAGGCTTCTTCTATAAACCAAACCAG TACGGTGAGCTCCTCATGCTGGCTGCTGGCACCGGCCTGGCCCCCATGGTGCCCATCCTGCAGAGCATCACAGACAACGCAGAGGATGAGACCTTCATCACCCTGGTCGGCTGCTTCAAGACCTTTGAGGGCATCTACCTGAAAACCTTCCTCGGGGAGCAGGCTCGTTTCTGGAATGTCCGCACCTTCTTTGTACTCAGCCAG GGCCCATCGGGCAGGTCAGAGCACGAAGGGCACGGAAGAAGATGCAGATCATCAGAGAGTGTCCCCTGTCAGCAGCACAGCACTGTCCTCAGAGGCCCTCGGGGTCTGATGAGCTCTGTGAGTGCGCCTGAGATTCGAGGCCGGCATTCATGGAACCTCTCTCAGCGCTTCCCCATCCGCTGCGCTCATCTCAGTAGCTCAGAGAGGTCACGGCTCCTCACCAGAAAATGGTGGCAAAGCTTGGATTCCAGCCCCAacccctctctctccatcctATCTCGCTGCTTGGCCCCAGGAACCAGAAGTTCATCTCAATAG
- the LOC132365972 gene encoding NADH-cytochrome b5 reductase-like isoform X1, with translation MDKGEEDDEEEAWLQLRPVEPLPSQCCGSGCSPCVFDLYQRDLASWEAARASKDRSLLSGEETQSCPSKLSPETFLAFLISATDRLTKDTYLVRFALPGNSQLGLRPGQHLVLRGIVDGLEIQRAYTPISPANAKGYFEVLIKCYQTGLMSQYVESWKAGDTAFWRGPFGGFFYKPNQYGELLMLAAGTGLAPMVPILQSITDNAEDETFITLVGCFKTFEGIYLKTFLGEQARFWNVRTFFVLSQPEGQL, from the exons ATGGACAAGGGGGAGGAAGACGACGAGGAGGAAGCCTGGCTGCAGCTTCGGCCGGTGGAGCCCTTGCCCTCCCAGTGCTGCGGCAGCGGCTGCTCCCCCTGCGTGTTCGACCTCTACCAGCGAGACCTAGCAAGTTGGGAGGCAGCCCGAGCCAGCAAGGACAGGAGCCTGCTGAGTGGAGAAGAGACACAG AGCTGTCCTTCCAAACTGAGCCCAGAGACCTTCCTGGCCTTCCTCATCAGTGCCACAGACAGACTCACTAAGGACACCTACCTTGTCCGGTTTGCATTACCTGGGAACAGCCAGCTCGGCTTGCGGCCTGGCCAGCACCTCGTCCTACG AGGGATAGTAGATGGCTTAGAAATTCAGAGAGCCTATACGCCCATCAGCCCTGCCAACGCAAAAGGATACTTTGAAGTTTTAATCAAG TGCTACCAGACAGGGCTGATGTCCCAGTATGTGGAGTCCTGGAAAGCAGGAGACACGGCTTTCTGGCGAGGACCTTTCGGAGGCTTCTTCTATAAACCAAACCAG TACGGTGAGCTCCTCATGCTGGCTGCTGGCACCGGCCTGGCCCCCATGGTGCCCATCCTGCAGAGCATCACAGACAACGCAGAGGATGAGACCTTCATCACCCTGGTCGGCTGCTTCAAGACCTTTGAGGGCATCTACCTGAAAACCTTCCTCGGGGAGCAGGCTCGTTTCTGGAATGTCCGCACCTTCTTTGTACTCAGCCAG CCGGAAGGGCAGCTCTGA